A DNA window from Amycolatopsis sp. DSM 110486 contains the following coding sequences:
- a CDS encoding xanthine dehydrogenase family protein molybdopterin-binding subunit: MASPTTSPGPQGGTEPDNAAPDDDGRVGRRRFLTYLVAAPTLTVATKLSFDTLVPDKAEAVVPTLPQPAEILDLGDVLTLSNAPTAGMLVLEVTNDGRVRLQLPRAEVGQGINTASAMLVAEEMDLPLDKVDVVLADARPELLFNQLTGGSNTMRSLYDPIRTAAATARARMVAAASSQWNVPAARLSTRDGLVRSPDGRKASYGVLAGPAARADLPTAAVKPKAESAHTLVGTPTSRKDALAMVTGKQVYTLDLDIPGAMPVMVRRPPTINGTVKKVNNEAAVRAMPGIIDIAVVQTGVAVMAETFGQALDGKNALDVTWNAGTVDGENNASITKKLKAAALPFVVPPLLTQYVDGEFDFAFVSHAPMESNSAVADVREDSATIWAGLKSPIVAKQTIAQELGLPENKVTVHVQQGGGSFGRRLFFDAALEAAHISKAMKKPVRLMWSRIDDMRHGRARAASHHKIRATFALGQVLTFEHRVASVETDWGHGLGEILTAFAAKLPVGGNLSFAQTVFLLTVKSPYNYGVTTQLLNEVPLKFHTSAWRSVYSANTRGAEEIMADEIAAKLGKDPLEFRREFIKEPRQKAVLDKVAELGEWGKKMPKGFAQGIAVHGEYKSYTACLVEMDARDPKNPRVTKATIAVDVGKPVNPRGIQSQMLGGLTDAISTTLTAGLHIDNGLPLEGSYSQFHYARQKNAPMDVNVFVMPANGSEIGGAGELGLPAPVGAIANAYARATGIKPRSFPINFPVDFDPFPR, translated from the coding sequence ATGGCCAGTCCCACCACCAGCCCCGGACCACAGGGCGGTACCGAGCCGGACAACGCAGCGCCGGACGACGACGGGCGCGTCGGCCGCCGCCGCTTCCTCACCTACCTCGTCGCCGCGCCGACGCTGACCGTCGCGACGAAGCTGTCGTTCGACACCCTCGTGCCGGACAAGGCCGAAGCCGTGGTGCCCACGCTGCCGCAGCCCGCCGAGATCCTCGACCTCGGCGACGTGCTCACACTCTCGAACGCGCCCACGGCCGGCATGCTCGTGCTCGAGGTGACCAACGACGGCCGCGTGCGCCTGCAGCTGCCGCGCGCCGAGGTGGGCCAGGGCATCAACACGGCCAGCGCGATGCTCGTCGCCGAAGAGATGGACCTGCCGCTCGACAAGGTCGACGTGGTGCTGGCCGACGCGCGCCCGGAACTGCTGTTCAACCAGCTCACCGGCGGCTCCAACACCATGCGCTCGCTGTACGACCCGATCCGCACCGCCGCCGCGACGGCCCGGGCCCGGATGGTGGCCGCCGCGAGCTCGCAGTGGAACGTCCCGGCGGCGCGCCTGTCGACCCGCGACGGTCTCGTGCGCTCGCCGGACGGGCGCAAGGCCTCCTACGGTGTGCTCGCCGGCCCGGCAGCCCGCGCGGACCTGCCCACCGCGGCCGTGAAGCCGAAGGCCGAGTCGGCCCACACGCTGGTCGGCACCCCGACGTCGCGCAAAGACGCGCTCGCCATGGTCACGGGCAAGCAGGTCTACACGCTCGACCTCGACATCCCCGGCGCGATGCCGGTGATGGTGCGGCGCCCGCCGACGATCAACGGCACGGTCAAGAAGGTCAACAACGAGGCCGCCGTGCGCGCGATGCCCGGCATCATCGACATCGCCGTCGTGCAGACCGGCGTCGCGGTGATGGCCGAGACCTTCGGCCAGGCGCTCGACGGCAAGAACGCCCTCGACGTCACCTGGAACGCGGGCACCGTCGACGGCGAGAACAACGCGTCCATCACGAAGAAGCTGAAGGCCGCGGCGCTGCCGTTCGTGGTGCCGCCGCTGCTGACGCAGTACGTGGACGGCGAGTTCGACTTCGCGTTCGTCAGCCACGCGCCGATGGAGTCGAACTCCGCGGTCGCCGACGTCCGCGAGGACAGCGCCACCATCTGGGCCGGCCTGAAGTCGCCGATCGTCGCGAAGCAGACCATCGCGCAGGAGCTGGGGCTGCCGGAGAACAAGGTCACCGTGCACGTCCAGCAGGGCGGCGGCTCGTTCGGCCGCCGGCTGTTCTTCGACGCCGCGCTGGAAGCCGCGCACATCTCCAAGGCCATGAAGAAGCCCGTCCGGCTCATGTGGAGCCGGATCGACGACATGCGCCACGGCCGCGCCCGCGCCGCGAGCCACCACAAGATCCGCGCGACGTTCGCGCTCGGCCAGGTGCTCACCTTCGAGCACCGCGTGGCCAGTGTCGAGACCGACTGGGGCCACGGCCTCGGCGAGATCCTCACCGCGTTCGCCGCGAAGCTGCCCGTGGGCGGCAACCTGAGCTTCGCGCAGACGGTGTTCCTGCTGACGGTGAAGTCGCCCTACAACTACGGCGTCACGACGCAGCTGCTCAACGAGGTGCCGCTGAAGTTCCACACCTCCGCGTGGCGTTCGGTGTACTCAGCGAACACCCGCGGGGCCGAGGAGATCATGGCCGACGAGATCGCGGCCAAGCTCGGCAAGGACCCGCTGGAGTTCCGCCGCGAGTTCATCAAGGAGCCGCGCCAGAAGGCGGTGCTGGACAAGGTCGCCGAGCTCGGCGAGTGGGGCAAGAAGATGCCGAAGGGCTTCGCCCAGGGCATCGCGGTCCACGGCGAGTACAAGTCCTACACCGCCTGCCTGGTGGAGATGGACGCGCGCGACCCGAAGAACCCGCGCGTGACCAAGGCGACGATCGCCGTGGACGTCGGCAAGCCGGTGAACCCCCGCGGCATTCAGTCGCAGATGCTCGGCGGCCTCACCGACGCCATCTCGACCACGCTCACCGCGGGCCTGCACATCGACAACGGACTCCCGCTCGAAGGCAGCTACTCGCAGTTCCACTACGCGCGGCAGAAGAACGCGCCGATGGACGTGAACGTGTTCGTGATGCCGGCCAACGGCAGCGAGATCGGCGGCGCCGGCGAGCTCGGGCTGCCCGCGCCGGTGGGCGCCATCGCCAACGCCTACGCCCGCGCGACCGGCATCAAGCCGCGCAGCTTCCCGATCAACTTCCCCGTCGACTTCGATCCGTTCCCCCGCTGA
- a CDS encoding VWA domain-containing protein, translated as MSAPGVTERLTAFVQALRAQGIPAGPAETVDAGAALEVLGFDDRELVREGLAAALVRRGGQRAVFDAAFDLYFPAGVGVPELARDDRPRDLEQLREAVAAALAEGDQQALAQLAGVAVEMLGGYGAGSGAGGGFSAHQTLDRLQPQTLIVRVLAAIRAAGGGSDEGGEFTDRLTRDEVRRRVEDFRGNVRTEARRRAAEVRGRDRVAKHAIAPAADRVDFLIASRAQLAELRRAVQPLSRKLATRLAARRKRTTRGQIDLRRTLRRSLSTGGVPVRPAFRHRRPGRPEIVLLCDLSGSVAGFANFTMLLVQALRDQFSKVRVFAFVDSTDEVTHLVTAGVADPEHLGARILEEAAVVRWDGHSDYGGALRGFTGKWLDAVGPRTSVLILGDARTNGGDPNLDAVRAIRDRARHVYWLNPERRALWSTGDSAALAYAELVEMHECRNVQQLSTLVTRLLPV; from the coding sequence TTGAGCGCGCCCGGCGTCACCGAGCGGCTCACGGCGTTCGTGCAGGCGCTGCGGGCGCAGGGCATCCCGGCGGGCCCGGCCGAGACCGTCGACGCGGGGGCCGCGCTGGAGGTGCTCGGCTTCGACGACCGCGAGCTCGTGCGCGAGGGCCTCGCCGCCGCGCTCGTGCGCCGCGGCGGGCAGCGGGCGGTGTTCGACGCCGCGTTCGACCTGTACTTCCCGGCCGGCGTGGGCGTGCCCGAGCTGGCGCGCGACGACCGGCCGCGGGACCTCGAACAGCTGCGGGAGGCCGTGGCGGCCGCGCTCGCCGAAGGCGACCAGCAGGCGCTGGCGCAGCTGGCCGGCGTCGCCGTGGAGATGCTCGGCGGGTACGGCGCGGGTTCCGGCGCCGGCGGCGGGTTCTCCGCGCACCAGACGCTGGACCGGCTGCAGCCGCAGACGCTGATCGTGCGCGTGCTCGCTGCGATCCGGGCCGCGGGCGGCGGCTCCGACGAGGGCGGCGAGTTCACCGACCGGCTCACGCGCGACGAGGTCCGCCGCCGTGTCGAGGACTTCCGCGGGAACGTCCGCACGGAGGCCCGCCGGCGCGCGGCCGAGGTGCGGGGCCGCGACCGCGTGGCCAAGCACGCGATCGCGCCGGCCGCGGACCGCGTGGACTTCCTGATCGCCAGCCGGGCGCAGCTGGCCGAGCTGCGCCGCGCCGTGCAGCCGTTGTCGCGCAAGCTCGCGACCCGGCTGGCCGCGCGCCGCAAGCGCACCACCCGCGGACAGATCGACCTGCGGCGCACGCTGCGGCGGTCGTTGTCGACGGGTGGCGTGCCGGTGCGTCCGGCGTTCCGGCACCGGCGGCCCGGCCGGCCCGAGATCGTGCTGCTGTGCGACCTGTCGGGTTCGGTCGCGGGGTTCGCGAACTTCACGATGCTGCTGGTGCAGGCGCTGCGCGACCAGTTCAGCAAGGTGCGCGTGTTCGCGTTCGTGGACAGCACCGACGAGGTCACGCACCTGGTCACCGCGGGTGTCGCCGACCCGGAGCACCTCGGCGCGCGCATCCTCGAAGAAGCGGCCGTGGTGCGCTGGGACGGGCACAGCGACTACGGCGGCGCCCTGCGCGGGTTCACCGGCAAGTGGCTCGACGCCGTCGGCCCGCGCACGTCGGTGCTCATCCTCGGCGACGCGCGCACCAACGGCGGCGACCCCAACCTCGACGCCGTCCGCGCCATCCGCGATCGCGCGCGGCACGTCTACTGGCTCAACCCCGAGCGTCGCGCCCTGTGGTCCACCGGCGACTCGGCGGCGCTGGCGTACGCGGAGCTTGTGGAAATGCACGAGTGCCGCAACGTGCAGCAGCTGAGCACGCTGGTCACGCGCCTGCTGCCGGTGTGA
- the add gene encoding adenosine deaminase: MRDLAALPKAHLHVHLESTVRPATLRELADANDVPLPGAARAFTGFRDFADYNSLIRACLRTPEDFERVAREFCVDEAAQGTRYAEVTFTAASHGERLGDLEMPLDSVLKGLSEGDLETRVLLDHSRRRSVERAERTLRLALAHDEVVGLGMAGEERHSLAPFAGVFAKAREAGLHLVHHAGEDAGPASIREALDVGRAERLGHGIRVLDDPELVAEVRDRAIALEVCPTSNVVLGLVPALAKHPLPCLVAAGLAVTLNTDVPSVTHTTLTDEYTTARDTFGYDDTTLAALAETAVTASFAPEETKTALRKEIAAWLTPAAGA, encoded by the coding sequence ATGCGAGATCTCGCGGCGCTCCCGAAGGCGCACCTGCACGTCCACCTCGAGAGCACCGTGCGGCCGGCGACGCTGCGCGAGCTGGCCGACGCCAACGACGTGCCGCTGCCGGGTGCGGCACGGGCGTTCACCGGGTTCCGCGACTTCGCCGACTACAACTCCCTCATCCGTGCCTGCCTGCGCACGCCGGAGGACTTCGAGCGCGTCGCCCGGGAGTTCTGCGTGGACGAAGCCGCGCAGGGCACGCGGTACGCCGAGGTGACGTTCACGGCCGCGTCGCACGGCGAACGGCTGGGGGATCTGGAGATGCCGCTCGACTCAGTCCTCAAAGGACTGTCCGAAGGAGACCTCGAGACCCGCGTCCTCCTCGATCACTCGCGCCGCCGGTCCGTCGAACGCGCCGAGCGCACGCTGCGGCTCGCCCTGGCCCACGACGAGGTGGTCGGCCTCGGCATGGCGGGCGAGGAACGCCACTCGCTCGCTCCCTTCGCCGGCGTCTTCGCCAAGGCGCGCGAAGCCGGGCTCCACCTCGTGCACCACGCGGGCGAGGACGCCGGGCCCGCGAGCATCCGCGAAGCCCTCGACGTCGGCCGCGCCGAGCGCCTGGGCCACGGCATCCGCGTGCTCGACGACCCCGAGCTGGTGGCCGAGGTCCGTGACCGCGCGATCGCGCTCGAGGTGTGCCCGACGTCCAACGTCGTCCTCGGCCTGGTGCCGGCCCTGGCGAAGCACCCGCTCCCCTGCCTCGTCGCCGCGGGCCTCGCCGTCACGCTGAACACCGACGTCCCCTCGGTCACGCACACCACGCTGACCGACGAGTACACCACCGCGCGCGACACGTTCGGCTACGACGACACCACTCTCGCGGCCCTCGCCGAAACCGCCGTCACGGCGTCGTTCGCGCCGGAGGAGACGAAAACCGCGCTGCGCAAGGAGATCGCCGCGTGGCTCACACCGGCAGCAGGCGCGTGA
- the recQ gene encoding DNA helicase RecQ yields MAHPDQAQRSPAAETLHRVFGYDAFRGDQADIVETVISGGDALVLMPTGGGKSLCYQIPSLVRPGVGVVISPLIALMQDQVDALRNLGVRAGFLNSTQDFGERQRVEEAFVAGELDLLYLAPERLSVESTVRLLDRGKIALFAIDEAHCVSQWGHDFRPDYLMLSSLHERWPDVPRIALTATATETTHKEISARLNLDGARHFVASFDRPNIQYRIVGKNSPQKQLLELLRTEHKGDAGIVYCLSRASVEKTAEFLVQNGIRAVPYHAGLDKRTRAENQSRFLREDGLVVVATIAFGMGIDKPDVRFVAHLDLPKSVEGYYQETGRAGRDGLPSTAWLAYGLQDVMQQRKMIENGEGDEAHRRRQAAHLNAMLALCETVECRRTQILAYFGQTGQPCGNCDTCLAPPERFDGTIPAQKLLSTVVRLRNERRQKFGAGQIIDILLGKTTPKVTQFQHDTLKVFGIGTELREQEWRAVVRQLLAQNLLAVEGDYGSLVLTDGSASVLNGSRTVSLRREPERPARAARTSRRGTAPAVEMPAEAAPLFERLRAWRAATAKDQGVPAYVIFHDATLRQIAAERPGSLSDLGTVSGVGEAKLAKYGESVLAALAEE; encoded by the coding sequence GTGGCTCACCCCGACCAGGCCCAGCGCTCCCCCGCCGCCGAGACCCTGCATCGCGTGTTCGGTTACGACGCGTTCCGCGGTGATCAGGCGGACATCGTCGAAACCGTGATCTCCGGCGGAGACGCGCTGGTGCTGATGCCCACCGGCGGCGGGAAATCGCTGTGCTACCAGATCCCCTCGCTCGTGCGGCCCGGCGTCGGAGTGGTGATCTCGCCACTGATCGCGTTGATGCAGGACCAGGTCGACGCGCTGCGCAACCTCGGCGTGCGCGCGGGATTCCTCAACTCCACGCAGGATTTCGGCGAGCGCCAGCGCGTCGAAGAGGCGTTCGTCGCGGGTGAGCTCGATCTGCTCTACCTGGCGCCGGAACGGCTCTCGGTCGAGTCGACCGTGCGGCTGCTCGACCGCGGGAAGATCGCGCTGTTCGCGATCGACGAGGCGCACTGCGTGTCGCAGTGGGGCCACGACTTCCGGCCCGACTACCTGATGCTGTCGTCGCTGCACGAGCGCTGGCCGGACGTGCCGCGCATCGCGCTCACCGCCACGGCCACCGAGACCACGCACAAGGAGATCTCCGCGCGGCTCAACCTCGACGGCGCGCGCCACTTCGTCGCGAGCTTCGACCGGCCGAACATCCAGTACCGCATCGTCGGCAAGAACTCGCCGCAGAAGCAGCTGCTGGAGCTGCTGCGCACCGAGCACAAGGGCGACGCGGGGATCGTCTACTGCCTCTCGCGCGCGTCGGTGGAGAAGACGGCGGAGTTCCTGGTGCAGAACGGAATCCGCGCGGTGCCCTACCACGCGGGGCTCGACAAGCGCACCCGCGCGGAGAACCAGTCGCGGTTCCTGCGCGAGGACGGGCTCGTGGTGGTGGCCACCATCGCGTTCGGCATGGGCATCGACAAGCCGGACGTGCGGTTCGTCGCGCACCTCGACCTGCCGAAGTCCGTGGAGGGCTACTACCAGGAGACGGGCCGCGCGGGCCGAGACGGGCTGCCGTCCACGGCGTGGCTCGCCTACGGGCTGCAGGACGTGATGCAGCAGCGCAAGATGATCGAGAACGGCGAGGGCGACGAGGCCCACCGCCGCCGGCAGGCCGCGCACCTCAACGCCATGCTGGCGCTGTGCGAGACCGTCGAATGCCGCCGCACGCAGATCCTCGCCTACTTCGGCCAGACCGGCCAACCCTGCGGCAACTGCGACACCTGCCTCGCCCCACCCGAACGCTTCGACGGCACCATCCCGGCGCAGAAGCTGCTCTCCACCGTCGTGCGGCTGCGCAACGAACGGCGCCAGAAGTTCGGCGCCGGCCAGATCATCGACATCCTGCTCGGCAAGACGACCCCGAAGGTCACCCAGTTCCAGCACGACACACTCAAGGTTTTCGGCATCGGCACCGAACTGCGCGAGCAGGAGTGGCGCGCGGTCGTCCGGCAGCTCCTGGCCCAGAACCTCCTTGCCGTGGAAGGGGACTACGGCTCTCTGGTCCTGACCGACGGCAGCGCCTCGGTGCTCAACGGCTCACGCACCGTGTCCCTGCGGCGCGAACCGGAGCGCCCGGCCCGCGCCGCGCGTACTTCCCGCCGCGGCACCGCCCCGGCCGTGGAAATGCCCGCGGAGGCCGCACCACTGTTCGAACGCCTCCGCGCCTGGCGCGCCGCCACGGCCAAGGACCAGGGCGTCCCCGCCTACGTGATCTTCCACGACGCCACGCTGCGCCAGATCGCCGCCGAACGCCCCGGCTCGCTCTCCGACCTGGGCACCGTCAGCGGCGTCGGCGAGGCCAAGCTGGCGAAGTACGGCGAGAGCGTGCTGGCCGCGTTGGCGGAGGAATAG
- the mgrA gene encoding L-glyceraldehyde 3-phosphate reductase — translation MTYVAATSRYDSIPYRRCGRSGLKLPAISLGLWHNFGHDRPLQVQRDILRRAFDLGITHFDLANNYGPPYGSAESNFGQILATDFKPYRDELVISTKAGYDMWPGPYGDWASRKYLLASLDQSLGRMGLDYVDIFYSHRFDPETPLEETVGALDRAVRSGKALYVGISSYNSERTAEAARLLRELGTPLLIHQPSYSMFNRWTEDDRLLDTLEEAGAGCIAFSPLAQGLLTDRYLGGVPADSRAAQGKSLDPDTITENRLAKIRGLGEIATRRGQSLAQLALAWALRDPRMTSLVIGASSVKQLEDNVAALDNLEFTAEELAEVDRYATESDINLWKQSSDS, via the coding sequence GTGACCTACGTTGCGGCGACCAGCCGATACGACTCGATCCCCTACCGGCGCTGCGGGCGCAGCGGACTGAAGCTGCCCGCCATCTCCCTGGGCCTGTGGCACAACTTCGGCCACGACCGGCCGCTGCAGGTCCAGCGCGACATCCTGCGCCGCGCCTTCGACCTCGGCATCACGCACTTCGACCTGGCCAACAACTACGGCCCGCCCTACGGCTCGGCCGAGTCCAACTTCGGCCAGATCCTCGCCACGGACTTCAAGCCCTACCGCGACGAGCTGGTGATCTCGACCAAGGCCGGCTACGACATGTGGCCGGGCCCGTACGGCGACTGGGCCTCGCGCAAGTACCTGCTGGCCTCGCTCGATCAGTCGCTGGGCCGCATGGGCCTGGACTACGTCGACATCTTCTACTCCCACCGCTTCGACCCGGAGACTCCGCTGGAGGAGACCGTCGGTGCGCTCGACCGCGCCGTGCGCTCGGGCAAGGCGCTCTACGTCGGCATCTCCTCCTACAACTCCGAGCGCACCGCCGAGGCCGCGCGCCTGCTGCGTGAGCTGGGCACGCCGCTGCTGATCCACCAGCCCTCGTACTCCATGTTCAACCGGTGGACCGAGGACGACCGCCTGCTCGACACGCTCGAAGAGGCCGGAGCCGGCTGCATCGCGTTCTCTCCGCTCGCCCAGGGTCTGCTCACCGACCGCTACCTCGGCGGCGTGCCGGCCGACTCGCGCGCGGCGCAAGGCAAGTCCCTCGACCCGGACACGATCACCGAGAACCGGCTCGCGAAGATCCGCGGCCTCGGCGAGATCGCCACACGCCGCGGCCAGTCGCTGGCGCAGCTCGCGCTCGCCTGGGCCCTGCGCGACCCGCGCATGACGTCGCTGGTGATCGGCGCGAGCAGTGTCAAGCAGCTTGAGGACAACGTCGCCGCGCTGGACAACCTCGAGTTCACCGCCGAGGAGCTGGCCGAGGTCGACCGGTACGCGACGGAGTCGGACATCAACCTCTGGAAGCAGTCGAGCGACAGCTGA
- a CDS encoding MoxR family ATPase: MGTGFFSSVDDVSAQLAEVGYLASTAVATTVFLADRLGKPLLVEGPAGVGKTELAKAVAAVSGSRLVRLQCYEGIDEARALYEWNHAKQLLRITAGRDETWEDARTDIFGEEFLLRRPLLQAISGTESTVLLVDETDKADVEVEGLLLEVLGDFQVTVPELGTITATRDPFVVLTSNATRELSEALRRRCLFLHIDFPDPELELRIVKLRVPGIDAALADSVVRVIAALRAMDLRKLPSVAETIDWARTLLELGSGTLDEQIVRESLGVVLKHQDDITKAGAGLKLDQVLDAS; encoded by the coding sequence GTGGGCACCGGGTTCTTCTCCTCCGTCGACGACGTGTCGGCGCAGCTGGCCGAGGTCGGCTACCTCGCCTCGACGGCGGTGGCGACCACCGTGTTCCTCGCCGACCGGCTGGGCAAGCCCTTGCTTGTCGAGGGCCCGGCCGGCGTGGGGAAGACGGAGCTGGCCAAGGCCGTGGCCGCCGTGAGCGGCTCGCGGCTCGTGCGCCTGCAGTGCTACGAGGGCATCGACGAGGCCCGCGCGCTGTACGAGTGGAACCACGCCAAGCAGCTGCTGCGCATCACCGCCGGGCGCGACGAGACGTGGGAGGACGCGCGCACCGACATCTTCGGTGAGGAGTTCCTGCTGCGCCGCCCGCTGCTGCAGGCCATCTCCGGCACCGAGTCCACCGTGCTGCTGGTCGACGAGACGGACAAGGCCGACGTCGAGGTGGAGGGCCTGCTGCTGGAGGTGCTCGGCGACTTCCAGGTCACCGTGCCCGAGCTGGGCACGATCACCGCCACCCGCGACCCGTTCGTGGTGCTCACGTCCAACGCGACGCGCGAGCTGTCCGAGGCGCTGCGGCGGCGCTGCCTGTTCCTGCACATCGACTTCCCCGACCCGGAGCTCGAGCTGCGGATCGTGAAGCTGCGCGTGCCCGGCATCGATGCCGCGCTGGCCGACTCCGTGGTCCGCGTGATCGCCGCGCTGCGCGCCATGGACCTGCGCAAGCTGCCGTCGGTCGCCGAGACCATCGACTGGGCGCGCACGCTGCTGGAGCTCGGCTCCGGCACGCTCGACGAGCAGATCGTGCGCGAGAGCCTCGGCGTGGTGCTCAAGCACCAGGACGACATCACCAAGGCCGGCGCGGGCCTCAAGCTCGACCAGGTGCTGGACGCGTCTTGA
- a CDS encoding antitoxin, giving the protein MAMLKRLAVLAGAAGAVTSYAKKNPEKVNQAVGKAAQFVDQKTKGKYHAKINGVTQKVSDVTKPKPGH; this is encoded by the coding sequence ATGGCAATGCTCAAACGACTCGCCGTACTGGCCGGCGCGGCCGGTGCCGTCACGTCGTACGCGAAGAAGAACCCCGAGAAGGTCAACCAGGCCGTGGGCAAGGCCGCCCAATTCGTCGACCAGAAGACCAAGGGCAAGTACCACGCGAAGATCAACGGCGTGACCCAGAAGGTCTCCGACGTGACCAAGCCGAAGCCGGGCCATTGA
- a CDS encoding helix-turn-helix domain-containing protein produces the protein MHYQTVLRDGLAPVVSVLAAEVETAMPELIEATTHQILEQMPVYRDERFVTHAELRKSVRANLDYVMRTLRGEDVPDLSQARATGRARALQGAPLPEVLRAYRIGLTEVWHRFVLLTARGDHQDLAGLVAATSAVWALVDDYAEALTSSYRDTAAEVVVAHQNRRSALVEALFAGGAATEGTLWDIARVLELTVDGSFVVVAAETPRLGHEPLPKIEQRLREAQHASAWRLTPDLQVGVVSLRDPSACKVTIDLLREAPVGRVGMSPVFSGLGNTSRALHFARVALSSMAPGSTGLVQFTESPLAGLVASAPEASVQLAHHVLRPILDLPGDDRNVLLLTLRAWFDCQGSTKLTSERMFCHPNTIRHRLRRITDELGRSLTDPQDIAELGAALRALHLFPETSHLPAPRPTRAG, from the coding sequence ATGCACTACCAGACAGTTCTGCGCGACGGGCTCGCCCCCGTGGTCTCGGTGCTGGCCGCCGAGGTCGAAACCGCCATGCCCGAGCTGATCGAAGCGACCACGCACCAGATCCTCGAGCAGATGCCGGTCTACCGCGACGAGCGGTTCGTCACCCACGCCGAACTGCGCAAGTCCGTGCGCGCCAACCTCGACTACGTGATGCGCACGCTGCGCGGCGAAGACGTGCCCGACCTGTCCCAGGCGCGGGCCACCGGCCGCGCGCGGGCGCTGCAGGGCGCGCCGCTGCCGGAAGTCCTGCGCGCGTACCGGATCGGGCTCACCGAGGTGTGGCACCGGTTCGTGCTGCTGACCGCGCGCGGCGACCACCAGGACCTCGCCGGGCTCGTCGCCGCGACGTCCGCGGTGTGGGCGCTGGTCGACGACTACGCCGAGGCGCTCACTTCGTCCTATCGGGACACCGCGGCCGAAGTCGTGGTGGCGCACCAGAACCGGCGCTCCGCTCTGGTGGAGGCGCTGTTCGCCGGCGGCGCCGCGACCGAGGGCACGCTGTGGGACATCGCCCGCGTGCTGGAGCTGACCGTGGACGGCAGCTTCGTGGTCGTCGCGGCCGAAACTCCGCGGCTGGGCCACGAACCGCTGCCGAAGATCGAGCAGCGCCTGCGCGAAGCCCAGCACGCCTCGGCGTGGCGGCTCACGCCGGACCTGCAGGTGGGTGTGGTGTCGCTGCGCGACCCGTCGGCGTGCAAGGTGACCATCGACCTGCTGCGCGAAGCCCCGGTGGGCCGCGTCGGCATGAGCCCGGTGTTCTCAGGCCTGGGCAACACGTCCCGGGCGCTGCACTTCGCCCGCGTGGCGCTGTCCAGCATGGCGCCCGGCTCGACGGGCCTGGTGCAGTTCACGGAGTCGCCGCTCGCGGGCCTGGTCGCCAGCGCGCCGGAGGCGTCGGTGCAGCTCGCGCACCACGTGCTGCGCCCGATCCTCGACCTGCCCGGCGACGACCGCAACGTGCTGCTGCTGACCCTGCGCGCGTGGTTCGACTGCCAGGGCTCCACGAAACTCACGTCGGAACGGATGTTCTGCCACCCCAACACGATCCGCCACCGCCTGCGCCGCATCACCGACGAGCTCGGCCGCTCGCTCACGGACCCGCAGGACATCGCGGAGCTGGGCGCGGCGCTGCGCGCGCTGCACCTGTTCCCGGAGACCTCGCACCTGCCGGCACCGCGGCCGACCCGCGCCGGGTGA
- a CDS encoding (2Fe-2S)-binding protein → MPNYSFVVNGKTVTVDAPADLPLLWALRDKLKVRGLKYGCGINVCKACTSHLDGEAMNPCVTPVSECEGREVTTIEGLADGDKLHPVQEAWLEQDVAQCGYCQPGQIMAAVALLKKTKNPTDADIDAIENVCRCGSYFRIREAIKAAAAKM, encoded by the coding sequence ATGCCCAACTACAGCTTTGTGGTGAACGGGAAGACCGTCACCGTGGACGCGCCGGCCGACCTGCCGCTGCTGTGGGCGCTGCGCGACAAGCTGAAGGTGCGCGGCCTCAAGTACGGCTGCGGCATCAACGTCTGCAAGGCCTGCACCAGCCACCTCGACGGCGAGGCCATGAACCCGTGCGTCACGCCGGTCTCCGAGTGTGAGGGCCGCGAGGTCACCACGATCGAGGGCCTGGCGGACGGCGACAAGCTGCACCCGGTGCAGGAGGCGTGGCTGGAGCAGGACGTCGCGCAGTGCGGTTACTGCCAGCCGGGCCAGATCATGGCCGCCGTCGCGCTGCTGAAGAAGACCAAGAACCCCACCGACGCCGACATCGACGCGATCGAGAACGTGTGCCGCTGCGGTTCGTACTTCCGCATCCGCGAGGCGATCAAGGCGGCCGCCGCGAAGATGTGA